The following proteins come from a genomic window of Cronobacter muytjensii ATCC 51329:
- the hrpA gene encoding ATP-dependent RNA helicase HrpA — protein sequence MMEKQNITLSALMARLDSLMLRDRSRFARRLHGAKKIKNTESQQALFTQLAQEIDEAAGRVLLREAARPAITYPENLPVSQKKQDILNAVRDHQVVIVAGETGSGKTTQLPKICMELGRGVKGLIGHTQPRRLAARTVANRIAEELQTEPGGCVGYKVRFSDHVSDNTMVKLMTDGILLAEIQQDRLLMQYDTIIIDEAHERSLNIDFLLGYLRELLPKRPDLKIIITSATIDPERFSRHFNHAPIIEVSGRTYPVEVRYRPIVEDADDTERDQLQAIFDAVDELGREGPGDILIFMSGEREIRDTADGLMKLNLPHTEVLPLYARLSNSEQNRVFQPHAGRRIVLATNVAETSLTVPGIKYVIDPGTARISRYSYRTKVQRLPIEPVSQASANQRKGRCGRVSEGICIRLYSEDDFLSRPEFTDPEILRTNLASVILQMTALGLGDIAAFPFVEAPDKRNIQDGVRLLEELGAITTDAQASVYKLTPLGRQLSQLPVDPRLARMVLEAQKHGCVREAMIITSALSIQDPRERPLDKQQASDEKHRRFHDKESDFLAFVNLWNYLGEQQKALSSNQFRRLCRTDYLNYLRVREWQDIYTQLRQVVKELGIPVNSEPAGYREVHTALLTGLLSHIGMKDADKQEYTGARNARFSIFPGSGLFKKPPKWTMVAELVETSRLWGRIAARIDPEWIEPVAGHLIKRSYSEPHWSRAQGAVMASEKVTLYGLPIVAARSVNYSQIDPVLSRELFIRHALVEGDWQTRHAFFRENQRLRAEVEELEHKSRRRDILVDDDTLFEFYDQRISVDAISARHFDSWWKKASRETPDLLNFEKSMLIKEGAEKVSKLDYPNFWHQGNLKLRLTYQFEPGGDADGVTVHIPLPLLNQVEEAGFEWQVPGMRRELIIALIKSLPKPVRRNFVPAPNYAEAFLGRATPLELPLLDALERELRRMTGVTIEREAWQAEQVSDHLKMTFRVVDEKGRKLREGKDLSALKEGLKEKVQETLSAVADDGIEQSGLHIWSFGALPERYEQKRGGYQVKAFPALVDEKESVGIRLFDNPQEQQHAMWRGLRRLLLLNIPSPIKYLHEKLPNKAKLGLYFNPYGKVLDLIDDCISCGVDKLIAENGGPVWTEEGFAQLHEKVRAELNDTVVDIAKQVEQILTAVFSINKRLKGRVDMTMALGLSDIKAQMSGLVYRGFVTGNGYKRLGDTLRYLNAIEKRLEKMAVDPHRDRAQMLKVEAVQQAWQQWLNKLPPARRDDDDVREIRWMIEELRVSYFAQQLGTPYPVSDKRVLQAMEQVSG from the coding sequence ATGATGGAAAAACAAAATATTACGCTCTCCGCCCTGATGGCACGTCTCGATTCGCTGATGCTGCGCGACAGGAGCCGTTTCGCTCGCCGTCTTCACGGGGCGAAAAAGATTAAAAATACTGAATCTCAGCAGGCGCTTTTTACGCAGCTTGCTCAGGAGATAGACGAGGCGGCAGGGAGAGTCCTGCTGCGCGAAGCCGCGCGCCCGGCTATCACCTACCCGGAAAACCTGCCGGTCAGCCAGAAGAAACAGGATATTCTCAACGCGGTGCGCGACCATCAGGTGGTCATCGTGGCCGGTGAAACCGGCTCAGGGAAAACCACCCAGCTGCCAAAAATCTGTATGGAGCTGGGCCGCGGGGTGAAAGGGCTTATCGGCCACACCCAGCCGCGTCGTCTGGCCGCGCGCACCGTCGCCAACCGCATCGCCGAAGAGCTGCAAACCGAGCCGGGCGGCTGCGTCGGGTATAAGGTGCGCTTTAGCGATCACGTCAGCGATAATACGATGGTCAAGCTGATGACAGACGGTATTCTGCTGGCGGAAATCCAGCAGGACCGGCTGCTGATGCAGTACGACACTATCATTATCGATGAGGCGCACGAGCGCAGCCTGAACATCGATTTCCTGCTGGGATATCTGCGCGAGCTGCTGCCAAAACGCCCGGATCTGAAAATCATCATCACCTCGGCGACCATCGATCCCGAGCGTTTTTCGCGCCATTTTAATCACGCGCCGATTATTGAAGTCTCTGGCCGCACCTATCCGGTAGAAGTGCGCTATCGCCCGATAGTGGAGGACGCGGACGACACCGAGCGCGATCAGCTGCAGGCGATTTTCGACGCCGTGGACGAACTGGGCCGCGAAGGGCCGGGCGACATTCTTATCTTTATGAGCGGCGAGCGCGAAATTCGCGATACCGCCGACGGCCTGATGAAGCTCAACCTGCCGCATACCGAAGTGCTGCCGCTCTATGCGCGGCTCTCGAACAGCGAGCAGAACCGGGTGTTCCAGCCGCACGCCGGGCGGCGTATTGTGCTGGCGACTAACGTGGCGGAAACCTCGCTCACGGTGCCGGGCATTAAATATGTTATCGACCCCGGTACGGCGCGCATCAGCCGCTACAGCTACCGTACCAAGGTGCAGCGCCTGCCGATTGAGCCGGTTTCCCAGGCCTCCGCTAACCAGCGTAAAGGCCGCTGCGGTCGCGTCTCGGAAGGCATCTGTATCCGTCTCTATTCCGAGGACGATTTCCTCTCGCGCCCGGAATTTACCGACCCGGAAATCCTGCGCACCAATCTGGCGTCCGTTATTCTGCAAATGACCGCGCTGGGGCTTGGCGATATTGCGGCGTTCCCGTTCGTCGAGGCGCCGGATAAACGCAATATTCAGGATGGCGTCCGTCTGCTTGAAGAGCTGGGCGCGATTACCACGGACGCGCAGGCCTCGGTCTATAAACTGACGCCGCTCGGCCGCCAGCTTTCGCAGTTGCCGGTTGATCCGCGTCTGGCGCGCATGGTGCTGGAGGCGCAAAAGCACGGCTGCGTGCGCGAAGCGATGATTATCACCTCCGCGCTCTCCATTCAGGACCCGCGCGAGCGCCCGCTCGATAAACAGCAGGCGTCTGATGAGAAACACCGCCGCTTCCATGATAAAGAGTCCGATTTCCTGGCGTTCGTGAACCTGTGGAACTACCTTGGCGAGCAGCAGAAGGCGCTGTCATCCAACCAGTTCCGCCGCCTGTGCCGCACCGATTATTTGAACTATCTGCGCGTGCGCGAATGGCAGGATATCTACACCCAATTGCGTCAGGTGGTGAAAGAACTCGGCATTCCGGTTAACAGCGAACCGGCAGGCTATCGCGAAGTACATACCGCGCTGCTCACCGGTTTGCTTTCGCATATCGGGATGAAAGACGCGGATAAACAGGAGTACACCGGCGCGCGCAACGCCCGTTTTTCTATCTTCCCTGGCTCCGGGCTGTTTAAAAAGCCGCCGAAGTGGACGATGGTGGCGGAGCTTGTGGAAACGAGCCGCCTGTGGGGACGCATCGCGGCCCGTATCGATCCGGAGTGGATAGAGCCGGTGGCGGGGCATTTGATTAAGCGCTCATACAGCGAGCCGCACTGGTCGCGCGCGCAGGGCGCGGTGATGGCGAGCGAAAAAGTCACACTCTATGGACTGCCGATTGTGGCGGCGCGCAGCGTGAACTACAGCCAGATCGATCCGGTGCTCTCCCGCGAGCTGTTTATCCGTCACGCGCTGGTGGAAGGCGACTGGCAGACGCGCCACGCCTTTTTCCGCGAGAATCAGCGGCTTCGCGCCGAAGTGGAGGAGCTTGAGCATAAATCGCGCCGCCGCGACATTCTGGTGGATGACGATACGCTGTTTGAGTTTTACGACCAGCGCATCAGCGTTGACGCGATTTCCGCACGCCACTTCGATAGCTGGTGGAAAAAGGCGAGCCGTGAAACGCCGGATCTGCTTAATTTCGAAAAGAGCATGCTGATTAAAGAAGGCGCGGAGAAGGTCAGCAAACTCGACTATCCGAACTTCTGGCATCAGGGCAACCTGAAGCTGCGCCTGACCTATCAGTTCGAGCCAGGCGGCGACGCCGACGGCGTGACGGTGCATATTCCGCTGCCGCTGTTAAACCAGGTGGAAGAGGCGGGCTTTGAATGGCAGGTGCCGGGCATGCGCCGCGAGCTTATTATCGCGCTGATCAAATCGCTGCCGAAACCGGTGCGCCGCAATTTCGTGCCCGCGCCGAACTACGCCGAGGCGTTTTTAGGCCGCGCGACGCCGCTGGAATTACCGCTGCTGGATGCGCTGGAGCGCGAGCTGCGCCGTATGACCGGCGTCACCATTGAGCGCGAGGCGTGGCAGGCGGAACAGGTGTCCGATCATCTGAAAATGACCTTCCGCGTGGTGGATGAGAAAGGCCGCAAATTGCGCGAGGGCAAAGATCTCAGCGCGCTGAAAGAAGGGCTCAAGGAAAAAGTGCAGGAAACGCTCTCGGCGGTGGCGGATGACGGCATCGAGCAGAGCGGCCTGCATATCTGGAGCTTCGGCGCGCTGCCTGAGCGCTACGAGCAGAAGCGCGGCGGCTACCAGGTGAAAGCCTTCCCGGCGCTGGTGGATGAAAAAGAGAGCGTCGGCATCCGGCTGTTCGACAACCCGCAGGAGCAGCAGCACGCCATGTGGCGCGGCCTGCGCCGCCTGCTGCTGCTGAACATTCCCTCGCCAATTAAGTATCTGCATGAAAAGCTGCCGAACAAGGCCAAGCTTGGGCTCTACTTCAACCCGTACGGCAAGGTGCTGGATCTGATTGACGACTGCATCTCCTGCGGCGTCGATAAACTTATCGCCGAAAACGGCGGGCCGGTATGGACCGAAGAGGGCTTTGCGCAGCTGCATGAGAAAGTGCGCGCGGAGCTGAACGACACCGTGGTGGATATCGCAAAACAGGTGGAGCAGATCCTGACGGCGGTCTTCAGCATCAACAAGCGGCTGAAAGGGCGCGTGGATATGACGATGGCGCTCGGCCTTTCGGACATCAAAGCCCAGATGAGCGGGCTGGTCTACCGCGGTTTCGTTACCGGCAATGGCTATAAGCGGCTTGGCGACACGCTGCGCTATCTCAATGCGATTGAAAAGCGCCTTGAGAAAATGGCCGTCGACCCGCACCGCGATCGCGCCCAGATGCTGAAAGTGGAAGCGGTACAGCAGGCGTGGCAGCAGTGGCTTAACAAGCTACCGCCCGCGCGCCGCGACGATGACGACGTCCGGGAGATCCGCTGGATGATAGAGGAGCTACGGGTGAGTTATTTCGCCCAGCAGCTCGGCACGCCGTACCCGGTCTCCGATAAGCGCGTCTTGCAGGCGATGGAGCAGGTCAGCGGGTAG
- a CDS encoding O-methyltransferase: MQQKWSEVDEYLAQALIADDPLMAQVLENNRLAGLPPHDVSPLQGQFLALLVMMTGAKRVLEIGTLGAYSTLWLARALPEDGLVVTLEASAEHAGVAAANLALASVTPKVQLRVGPAAESLPLYADEPPFDLIFIDADKPNNPLYLEWALTLSRTGTVIVGDNVVRDGAVAAPHSDDQRVQGVRTFIEMLGNHPRLRATALQTVGSKGWDGFTLAVVK, from the coding sequence ATGCAGCAAAAGTGGAGCGAAGTGGACGAGTATCTCGCGCAGGCGCTAATCGCAGACGATCCGCTGATGGCGCAGGTGCTGGAGAACAACCGGCTGGCAGGCCTGCCGCCGCATGATGTGTCGCCGTTACAAGGACAGTTTCTGGCGCTGCTGGTAATGATGACCGGCGCGAAACGGGTGCTCGAAATCGGCACGCTCGGGGCTTACAGCACGCTGTGGCTGGCGCGCGCGCTGCCGGAGGACGGGCTGGTTGTGACGCTTGAGGCGAGCGCGGAACACGCCGGGGTAGCGGCAGCCAATCTCGCGCTCGCCAGCGTGACGCCAAAGGTGCAGTTGCGCGTCGGCCCGGCGGCCGAGAGTCTGCCGCTCTACGCCGATGAGCCGCCGTTTGATTTGATATTTATCGACGCCGATAAGCCGAACAACCCGCTCTATCTGGAGTGGGCGTTAACGCTGTCGCGCACCGGGACGGTGATTGTCGGCGATAACGTGGTGCGTGACGGCGCGGTTGCCGCCCCGCACAGCGACGACCAACGCGTTCAGGGCGTGCGCACGTTTATCGAAATGCTCGGCAACCACCCGCGCCTGCGCGCCACCGCCCTGCAAACCGTCGGCAGCAAAGGCTGGGACGGGTTTACTCTCGCGGTAGTGAAGTAG
- a CDS encoding efflux transporter outer membrane subunit, which yields MRRSLALLTAALLLAGCHSGDVGQARPSLIIPPAWRAAVGPSSPVEGFWWRNFHDPALNRYVDQALRYNSDVLLARERVNQYQAQVQAALGDRFPMLDAGFSAGRSRSQSAATGLPVYGNLYKGSLNASYNVDIWGEYRSAADAARANLEAQKAAAAAANLTVASQVASGYITLLALDEQLRVTRSTLAAREDALKLAKRQYETGYSSRLELMQSESELRATRAQIPQLQHQITQQENALSILIGQNPGTIARGGEFDALSPLAIASPLPSSLLNRRPDIVQAERTLVASDAQLAVARARLLPGINLTASGSLQENTLPELLANPLRLWSVGASVLAPLLNREALNAQVDVTTSQKNQALYSYESTVRNAFREVNDSLDAVQRFSEQLAELQAQEQAAQETLRIAHNRYQNGYSSYLDELDARRTLFSTELNVVQVKNNLLLAQVDLYRALGGGWPGAAAPGEKPDYAAYNTHP from the coding sequence ATGCGTCGTTCACTTGCGCTGTTGACCGCCGCCCTGCTGCTGGCGGGCTGTCATTCAGGAGACGTCGGGCAGGCCCGGCCCTCGCTGATTATTCCGCCCGCCTGGCGCGCCGCCGTCGGCCCGTCGTCGCCAGTTGAGGGGTTCTGGTGGCGTAATTTTCATGACCCCGCCCTTAACCGCTATGTGGACCAGGCGCTGCGTTATAACAGCGATGTGCTGCTGGCGCGCGAGCGGGTGAATCAGTATCAGGCGCAGGTACAGGCCGCGCTTGGCGACCGCTTCCCTATGCTCGACGCGGGCTTCAGCGCCGGGCGCAGCCGTTCGCAGTCCGCCGCGACGGGCCTGCCGGTGTATGGCAATCTCTATAAAGGCAGCCTGAACGCGAGCTATAACGTCGATATCTGGGGTGAATACCGCAGCGCCGCCGACGCGGCCCGGGCGAACCTTGAGGCGCAGAAAGCCGCGGCCGCCGCCGCCAACCTGACCGTGGCGTCCCAGGTGGCGTCCGGCTATATCACGCTACTGGCGCTCGACGAACAACTGCGGGTGACCCGCTCGACGCTGGCGGCGCGCGAAGACGCGCTGAAGCTTGCCAAACGTCAGTATGAGACGGGTTACAGTTCGCGGCTGGAGCTGATGCAATCTGAGTCTGAACTGCGCGCCACGCGCGCGCAAATTCCGCAGCTTCAGCATCAGATAACCCAGCAGGAGAACGCGCTCAGTATTCTTATCGGTCAGAATCCCGGTACGATTGCGCGCGGCGGCGAATTTGACGCTTTAAGCCCGCTCGCTATTGCGTCGCCATTGCCCTCATCGCTGTTAAACCGCAGGCCGGATATCGTGCAGGCTGAACGGACGCTGGTGGCGAGCGACGCGCAGCTGGCGGTTGCCCGCGCGCGCCTGCTGCCGGGGATCAACCTCACCGCCTCCGGATCGCTTCAGGAAAATACGCTGCCGGAACTGCTCGCCAATCCGCTGCGGCTCTGGAGCGTGGGCGCGAGCGTGCTGGCACCGCTGCTTAATCGCGAGGCGCTGAATGCGCAGGTCGACGTGACAACGTCACAGAAAAACCAGGCGCTCTACAGCTATGAGAGCACAGTGCGTAACGCGTTCAGGGAGGTGAACGACAGCCTAGACGCGGTGCAGCGCTTTAGCGAACAGCTCGCCGAGTTACAGGCTCAGGAGCAGGCGGCGCAGGAGACGCTGCGCATCGCGCACAACCGCTACCAGAACGGCTATTCCTCTTATCTTGACGAGCTGGACGCCAGGCGCACGCTCTTCTCCACAGAGCTTAACGTGGTACAGGTGAAAAATAATCTGCTGCTGGCGCAGGTCGATCTTTACCGCGCGCTTGGCGGCGGCTGGCCAGGCGCAGCGGCGCCGGGCGAGAAACCCGACTATGCTGCTTATAACACCCACCCGTAG